The Chloroflexota bacterium region CGGTGTGGTAATCAAGGTGGCGAGGCCAATATCGGAAATGGCCGTTCATTCGGAAGGATTCTTCCCTCAGCGCATCTCTGTTCAGATACCGTTCCATTCAGCCGACGTATGCGCTTGAGAGCAAGTGATCAGTTAAATTCGGCGATAGACCCTGGCGAGGGAAGGGGCTCCATTTCGGAGCAGGAGGCGAATCAGTAGGCCTGATCCCTGAAGATGACGGTGCATCTTTGCAGGCAGCGCTACAACTCTATTGAATGAAAGTCCATATTGTTTGGCTATGCACCTAAGAGCCTGATAAGGCCGAGCTTGGGGAAAAGAAGCTGGTGGCTCACCTTCTCGCAGTTCGGGCACAAATGACCGTCCATCATAGAGACAAGCCCGATTATGGGAAACTCCTTCAGCCTCAAAGAATCGATAGTGCGACTCTCGCCGAGATGCCTGAGTCATACCACCTCAATGGACGACTAGAAACATACGGATAGAGCCCCACTGCAAATATTGAAGATGTGATTTCGACTCTGCTTCATCACCCCACCATCGCCTTGTAGAACTTCAGGGTGTCTCAGTTCTTATCCCTGCTACCTCACCAGATGCTATATAAGAAACGATGCGCTGCGTTGCATAGGGAAGTTGAACCTAAACCCAAATGCCTTGTGCTGAGTAACACAAATCTATCCGCTCACAGATCGCGCACGAACTGCACCATGCCCGGGCAGCCGATCAGGGCCTCGAAGGCGGGATGCCGCTTCTCGTCGAGGTACTTGAACCCTGCCTTCTGATAGGCACTCTCGGCGGGGGTGTTGCCAATGTAGTAACCCACCTGCGCCTTGTGAAAACCCTGCTTCCGTCCCTTGTCCAGGATTGCCTCGAGCAGCTTGCTGATCGCCCCCGCGCGGCGGTACTCGGGGCGGGTGGCCACGTGCTCCACCACCCAGGCACCCTCAGTTGACTCAGGATGGCATGTCATGAAGGCTGCCAGGTTCTGCTGCCCCGGTGCCATGTCTTCTGGCGTCAATCCCATCCTCTGGATGACTGCGACCATGGGCGCGGTGACCGTGTCTTCCCCGTTATTCACCGGATCGAAGCCTTCGAGAGCCGCTGCTGGATGGCCATCGACATCGGCCACCAGGAACTCGGTGTAGTAACACATGTGGCGTGGCCGCTGCAAAGTCAGCAGTTCCAGGAACTCCAGACACCTGTCCTCCGGCTGAGAGATGATGAGGTCCCAGATGCCTATTTTCATGTGTGACCGGCCTGCCATGAGCATGGTCCAGGCGAGCAACTTCGCATCTTCGGGGCGTGCCTGTCGGATCTTGGTGTTCACTGTTCCTTCTCCTTCCTTAGTCTGGTGGTCTGCTCTTCAGCAAGGTGCCTGCGGGAATGGGCCCGGTGAAGTCTGATAATCATATCTCTCTGACGAAAAGGCAGATGAGAGAGGAAGTCTCACTCTCTTCTGTAGATTCTCAATGTCGGCATTGATCATGATACCGCTGCTTTTGCAGTAGAGAGCATCCGCCGCTGGTGGCAGTTGATGGGACAGGAGCGATACTTGCAGGCAAAACAATTGCCTATTACCGCTGATAGTGGGGGCAGCAATGGCTACCGGATAAAACTCTGGAAACTGGAACTACAGAAACTGGCGAACGAAATGGGCCTTTCCATCTCGGTCTCTCACTTGCCACCAGGAACCAGCAAGTGGAACAAGATTGAACACCGTTTGTTTTCATTCATCAGCCAGAATTGGCAGGGAAAGCCCCTGGTGAGTCATGAGGTCTTCTTTGGATCCTCTGTCTTGCCAACCAGAATGGCATCCTCCTGCAAAGCCATTGGGTTATTCTCACCCCCGCCCTGTGGGGTCCACATGCCTATTCTTCTATACCTGGTCTCTTCATATCCCTTGACTACTAAATGCCTCTCTAGATCTTTGACATTAAAGTCACCACCGAGCACTGTCACTGATCCATCAGAACCAGAAGCTGATGTCCGTAGTTGTTCAGCCAATCTATTTGACAGTAACCGATTTGGCGAGATTGCGAGGCTTGTCGGGATCCTTACCATGAGCCAGTGCCGAATAATAAGCCAGAAGCTGAAGCGGTACGACAGTTACCAAGGGCTGGAAAATCTCTTCCACCTGGGGAATCTCGAGCCAATCATCAAAAATCAGGTTGTTCTCCTCGGAAACCCCAATAACGAAAGCCCCGCGTGCTTTTGTTTCGTGCGCATTAGCAATGGTTTCATCGAACGTGTAATCCCTGGGGCAGATGACCACAACCGGTGTTCCCTTATCGATAAGGGCCAATGTGCCATGCTTTAACTCTCCGGCTGGCATGCCTTCAGCATGAACATAAGAGATCTCCTTCATTTTGAGCGCTCCCTCGGCAGCTATAGCGAAATTGATCCCTCTGGCTATGTAGTAGTAATCACCCTTATCCTTTGTTTGCTGCGCCAATCCCCGTATCTTCTTACTGTTCTTGCTGAAACACTTCTCAATCTTGGGACATATATCCACTATCTTCCCCAAGCCTTCTTCCAACCTGTTAGCCATCGTGAAAGCCAACAGGTAAAAGATGGTTAGCTGGCTCATGAAGGTCTTGGTAGCAGCCACACCAACTTCAGGCCCGCAGTTGAGATAGAGGACTCTATCGCTCATCCTCGCCAGAGTAGACCCCACAGTATTAACCAGCGAATAGATAGTAGCCCCATTTTCCCTAGCCCTCTTCACACCTTGGATGACATCGGCGGTCTCGCCACTCTGAGAGATAGCTATCACCAGACTATTCTTGTCAATCGAATCGGAGAAGTACTGAAATTCGGAGGCCATAATCACATCGCAGAACTTGCCACCCAGTTTGGAAAAGAGGTACCTCCCGACAAGGGCCGCATGTCTAGATGTACCACAAGCAGTTATGACCACCTGCCTTGATCTCAGAATGCCTATGGCCATCTCAAGAAGCTGCTTCTTATCCTGCATGGTAGCGCAGCGTATTGCATGGGGCTCTTCCATTATCTCTTTCATCATAAAAAAGTCATAGTCTTGCTTGGTCGCCTCATCGCACTTCCAGTCGATCTCCTTAAACTCCTTCTGAATCCGCTGCCCCTCCGCATCGAGAAATGTAACATCCTTGCTCAAGACCACGGTTTCCCCATCTTCCATAAAAGCAACCCGATTGGTCTCCTCCAGGAAAGCAAGTACATCACTGGCAATGAAGTTCCTTCCGCCACTCACTCCAACCACCAGAGGACTGTCTTTACGGCTGGCCACTATCTTCCCCGGTTCTTTTATTGAAATTGCAGCTAATGCATATGAACCTTTAAGCTTCTTTGTTGCCTTCAAGACAGCCTGTTCAAGAGAAACTCCCTCATCCATATACTCCTCAATGAGATGGGGGATTACTTCGGTATCAGTCTGAGATACAAAAAGATGGTTCGGCTCAAGCCAGCTACGAAGCTCTTGATAGTTCTCTATGATTCCATTGTGAACCACTGCAATCTCTCTTTTGCAGTCGAAGTGAGGGTGAGCATTTATGGCTGTGACCTCGCCGTGTGTAGCCCAGCGAACGTGCCCAATCCCCGTACTCCCCGGGAGATCATCCAGGTGGCGTTTTTCTCGTACCTGATCTAGATTGCCCACGTCTTTTTCAGCACAAATCTTGCCGTTGGCAATTGTGGCAATGCCCGCAGAATCATAACCCCTATACTCCAGATTCTTCAGCGCCTTGACCAGGAAGGGAGCGGCAGGGCTATCTCCGACACAGCCGATTATTCCACACATCTACAGTGTCTCCAGTTTCTTCATAAGCTCTCTTTTCTTCTCATCACCTAGATTGATATCCTTATCCATCACCCTGTAACGCGACTCCGCTATAGCCAACTTGTTCGGCCCAAGATCCTTCGTCAAACAAACATGAGGACCAACAAACGAATTGGGGCCAATCTTGATCCCCGGCAAAATGCTCGCGTTAATACCTGTCTTTGACCCCGCTCCTATTATAGCACCAAACTTGTCAAGTCCAGTGTCTATCATTCCATCTCCAACTCCGACCTTGACATCCTTTTCATCGAAGCGAAAATTAGCAAGCACAGTGCCAGCACCAAAAGAACAGTCATCGGCTATGACAGAATCGCCAACATAGTTTGAATGAAACCAGCATCTATCACCAATATAGGAGTTCTTTACTTCAGTACAGTATCCTACGACACAATTAGCACCAATGTGGCTATAGTCACGCACCAAGGCGTTATTGCCAATTATCGACCCTGCGCCGATATACGCCGGTCCTCGTATCACAGCGTTCTCCAAAACCCTGACATTATCTTCGATGACCACCTTCCCTTCAATAGTAGCCTTGGAGGAGATACGCGCTGATGGGGAAATACTCGGCTTACTCCTATCAAGGAAATATCTCACCGCTGTAAAGATATGCCAAGGGTACTTGATAGCCGCCCAATAATCGCGGTAGGGGACTATCTTGATCTTGTCCCCCTCTCTGACCATGCAATCCAGGGCACATTCATATACGTCGTCCCGGCTTGTTTGAACACTTTCAACACATTTCAAAAGTCTCTTTATATCAGTGTGCAAATGTACAAGTATGTTTACAAGATTGCTTGGCTCCTCCCCCTTCTGAGGCTTCTCCACAATCTTTCTTAACATATTCCCCCCATCAACCACCAAGTAACCGCCGGGGAAATAGTCCTTCACCTCGTAGCCAACCAGATAGGAAACAGCACCACCATCACGGCCCCCACGAACAAGACTGGTATAGGCCGAGCTGTCAAATATATCGTTCGGATTTACCACCACTACCTCGCCACTCAAGAACCGGCTAGCACTCTCCAGTGCATTGGCAATTCCCAGAGGATTCTCCTGTACAACAACCTCAAACTGCACTCCAGAAACATCCTTCGCTATTTGCTCTATCCTCTCGACATTCTGCGGATTTGCCACTATTATCAGCTCGTTCAGACCGGCCTCGCTTGCCTTCTCCATCTGGTGTTTAAGCAGTGGCTTGCCCAAGAACTTAAGCAGCAGTTTATCCTCCGTGATAGGAAACATTCTCTTTCCAACGCCACCGCAGAGTAATACCGCCTTCATAGCATCACCTCCGACATGAAGCGCCGAACTACCTTAACACCTCTATCAACAAGATCACGATTCTTCGTTGCCGATGGCGACTCAGCTAGTACCCGAATAACTGGTTCGGTTCCACTGGCCCTGATGAGCATCCATGAATCTCCAAACTCCAGCCTCACACCATCCAGGGCATTCAAACTGTCAGCCCCAAAACAATTAGCCTCCTCTCCAACCTTCCTCATAACAGCTTCCTTCAACTTGTTGGGACATGAGACCTTACTCTTGTCAAAGAAAAGCTTTGGCATCCTTTTGAAAAATTCCCTAACCTCGCCCACCTCACTCATGCGGCTGAGCAAGATCAGCGTGGCAAAAATGCTGTCAGGATAGTAGCCCGCCTCAGGGATTATATACACACCTACCTGTTCTACTCCGATAGCAGCATCATTCTCCCGGGCAAGATATGCTACATTGACATCACCAACCTCACCCCTAACTACCCTCACTCCCAGGTCTTCCACAGCTAAGTCCAGCAACCTGCCTGCCTCTACTGTCGAAGCAATCGTCTTCTTTCCACTTTCCTGAACAACCAGCCTGGAGATAAAGGCAATCGGCTCGTTGAATCCCAGGAAACCCTCGCGGTCACAAAAGACAACCCGATCAGCATCACCATCAAAGCAAACAGCAAGATCTGCCTTGACCTCCCTCAGAAACTGAACAGTGTTATGTAAAGTATCTTCTTTTGGTTCCGGATTCCTGCCTGGGAACAGGCCGTCAGGAACATCATTCAAAGGAACAACATCAAGACCCATCTCAGTAAAAATCTTGCTGACTACTCCGGAAGCAGCGCCATTTCCTGGGTCCACCACGATTTTTGGCTTGCCATCGAAGGTCTTTGAAATAAACCTCCCCTGAATGAAGTGAAGGTAAGCCCCACTCATCCCCTGCCCATGGTACAACCTACCCTGGCTCTCCCTCCTGAACCTCTTCTTAAGATAGACATCCTCTATTTGCCGCTCTTGAATCTTGTTATATCCCAATGAGTCTCTATTGAACAACTTCATACCGTTGAACTCGGGGGGATTGTGAGAGGCTGTAACCATAACACCAGTGTCAAAACCCCATTCTCTAGTAAGGAGGGCCAAAACTGGAGTAGGTAGAATACCCAGATCAGTCGTCTCTATTCCACAGGATTGTAAACCTGAAAGGATGGCGTCCTTGAGAATCTCCCTGCTGAGCCTGGTATCGGTAGCCACGCAAACCCTGGACCCCAAGGGTAGTATGGTGCCCAGCGCTTGGGCCACTTCCTGACATAGCTCTACGGTCAGGTCCTGATTGACCACACCCCTGATACCGCTCGTTCCAAAAAGGGACATCTTGGCTGTCCTTCCAGCGCCTACTTACTTGTCTGCACAGATAAAGGGTAAAATCGACACTCGCCATACCCCTCTTGAGTAGATCATCCTCCTACCATCTGGTATCTGGCTTTCCCCTCCTCGTAGAGGTCTCTGGCATGGATATCATTGATCACAACAGCAGGGAAATCCTTTACTTCTATCCGCAGAACCGCCTCAGCCCCAAGCTCCTCATAGGCTACTATTTCTGATTTCTTGATTGTCTTGGATATGAGCGCACCAGCACCCCCTATGGCAGCAAAATACACTGCCTTGTATTTCCTCATAGCCTCTTTTACCGCTGGCGAACGCATACCCTTGCCTATCATTCCCTTGAGGCCCTCGGCCATTAAGCGGGGGGAGTAGACGTCCATGCGACCACTTGTAGTAGGACCAGCAGATCCAATTACCTGGGCCGGTCTGGCAGGCGAGGGACCCATATAGTATATTGTTTGTCCCCTTACATCAAACGGCAGAGGCTCCCCTCGATCCAATGCCTCAATCATTCTCTTGTGAGCAGCATCTCGAGCCACATACATAACGCCGGTGAGTAAGACATTATCTCCAGCCTTGAGATCACTTAAGGTTTCATCACTCAAAGGCAGTGTAATCCTCTTGGCCATTTGCCCTCCTCACACTTTCAACCCTTTTAGGACATCCCTGGCAATAATACTCCTCTGGAGTTCCAAGGCAAATTCGGTAGCACTTGTTGCTAGCGCATCGCGGCAGAGCCTTTCCATAGGTAAACCTGCTACATAAGAGGGCCCGTTAAATATGTGAGCTACTCTATCCGCAACCTTGTAAATCATTTCAGTAGCAAATAGCTTCACCATGGCTGCTTCGCGCTTTATCACCACTCCCTTATCGGCCTTCCACGCAGCCTCATGAACCATGAGCCTGCAGGCATGAATGCTCATCGCAATATCTGCTAGCGCCGATTGCACATTCAACTGTCCAGAAATCAATTGACCAAAGGACTCCCAGGACTGGGCTCGAGTGGTTGATTCTTCCAGCAGTCTCTGCGCCACCCCCACACACCTAGCACCTCTCACCAAACGTCTTGAGGGAAGCCATTTCTTGCCTAGATTGAAAGCCTTCCCAGGCTCTCCTAATACGTTCTGGGTCGGTACTTTACAACCTTCAAATACTAAGGAAAAAGGTTCCCTCACTTGAGACCTCCATGCCGTCTTTTCACCACCACCTTCCACACTAAAACCAGGAGTATCTTTGTCTATCAGAAGGCATGTTACCCCTTCTCTTGCTCCTTTATTATCAGAGGTGGCCGCAAAGACTATAGCAAAATAATCCTCGCCAGCCTTCGAAAAAGACAGTTTCCTACCGCTGAGAATATATTCACCGTTTGTCCTTTCTGCCTTAGTTTCCATACTGAAAGGACTAGATGCTTTACCCGGTTCCATCAGTGCAATATAAGCCTGTCTTTGCCCATGGAATAATGGCAGAAAATATCTTACCTTCTGCTGGGCATTGCAATCGAAAAGAATAGGAGTGACATTACCAAAATCGAAAGGGATAACTGTCTGAGCCAATTCCTCCTCAACCAAACAGTTACCCAGAGTGCTCAAACCAACGCCACCAAGCTCCTCGGGCACATTTAATCCCCATAACCCCAGTTCTTTGGCCATTTTGATTAACTTCTCGTTCATCTCTGGTGGCAGAGACATTCTGGCATCGCTCAGATCAGCCGCACGCCCCAGGATATCTCTCTCCAAAGGCCTCAATTGATCACTAACAAAGCTTCTGACCAGACTCTGGATCATTTTCGGTTCTTCAGGTATGTCAAAGTCCACTGAAAACACCTTTCCTGCTACATCTGGATAGCTTCTTCCAGGAATAAGTCTAGATCAAGATCTTCATCATCCCCAATCCGCTGATCCAGGCGAGACATGACCTCCACCAGACGCCGGTTGATGACATAGTGTTTGATGGTGGTATCTACCTGAGGGCAAACCAAGACACACGCATAACACTGGTCACAATCCCCACCAACCGTACTTTCCAGGGCCATAGATGTACGCTGCTCCGTCTTATCACGACGATATGGTTCACGAAACAAAAAGGGGCAAATGTCTATGCAGTTGCCACAGCCAATACACTCCTTGTGTCCCGTGATATCCTCAGTTATGTTAAGTGCATGACCAGGATTGAAACCACTGGAAAGAAGTCGACACCGGGCTACTGGAGGACTCTTCGTGTTCAGAATTTCATTCAGAATAGACTCTATTTCCTTGACATTTACCTGAATACGCTGAGGCATGCTACACCCCAAATCCTAAGTCAGCTTTATCCGATGAGCAGTTAATGCCTGTGCACTGTAGTCGGGCAGATAATCAGGTATTGGCCTGGCATAATCAGGTAACAACAATGGGGATACCGGCCGTAACTTGGACAAGCCAGCCCGTTCAAGATCCTTCTGCCAGCAGCGAACGTGCTCCAGTGTCAGTGAGCCTGACTTCACCTCTTTGCTCCAGTTAGCCGCTGCCCTGCCTGCCCTTCTTCCAAAGACAAAGATATCCAGTGTTGAGTTGCCTATGAGCCGATTACTGCCATGCACCCCACCTTCACATTCGCCAGCGGCAAACAGCCCCGGTACAGTGGTTGCCCCCTCAGTGTTAATCTTAATCCCACCATTCTGATAATGCAGCGTAGGATATATCAGCATCGGCTCCCTGGCTATGTCAATGTTGAAGCGGCCAAACTGCCGCACCATAGCCGGTAATTCCCGTGCGACCGTTCCCTCACCACGTAACATGTCAATCATCGGTGAATCCAGCCAAACACCAACCTGCCCTGCTGGCGTTTTTACACCCTTTTGACGTTCCTGGCATTCCCGAATGATCGCTGCAGCTACCACATCCCTCGGCTCCAAAGGCATGATGAACTGTTCTCCATCAACGTTAACTAACTGCGCCCCCAAGCTTCTCACTTTTTCAGTAACCAACTGTCCCAGAATCTGCATCGGATAGGCTGCGCCAGTGGGATGATACTGCATAGTATCCATGAAAATCAGTTGAGCACCTACTCGATAAGCCAGTACCAGTCCGTCGGCAGTGGCTCCATAGTGATTAGTGGTCGGGAAACCCTGGATATGAAGACGCCCC contains the following coding sequences:
- a CDS encoding 4Fe-4S dicluster domain-containing protein, with the translated sequence MPQRIQVNVKEIESILNEILNTKSPPVARCRLLSSGFNPGHALNITEDITGHKECIGCGNCIDICPFLFREPYRRDKTEQRTSMALESTVGGDCDQCYACVLVCPQVDTTIKHYVINRRLVEVMSRLDQRIGDDEDLDLDLFLEEAIQM
- a CDS encoding acyl-CoA dehydrogenase family protein, with amino-acid sequence MDFDIPEEPKMIQSLVRSFVSDQLRPLERDILGRAADLSDARMSLPPEMNEKLIKMAKELGLWGLNVPEELGGVGLSTLGNCLVEEELAQTVIPFDFGNVTPILFDCNAQQKVRYFLPLFHGQRQAYIALMEPGKASSPFSMETKAERTNGEYILSGRKLSFSKAGEDYFAIVFAATSDNKGAREGVTCLLIDKDTPGFSVEGGGEKTAWRSQVREPFSLVFEGCKVPTQNVLGEPGKAFNLGKKWLPSRRLVRGARCVGVAQRLLEESTTRAQSWESFGQLISGQLNVQSALADIAMSIHACRLMVHEAAWKADKGVVIKREAAMVKLFATEMIYKVADRVAHIFNGPSYVAGLPMERLCRDALATSATEFALELQRSIIARDVLKGLKV
- the glmS gene encoding glutamine--fructose-6-phosphate transaminase (isomerizing), which translates into the protein MCGIIGCVGDSPAAPFLVKALKNLEYRGYDSAGIATIANGKICAEKDVGNLDQVREKRHLDDLPGSTGIGHVRWATHGEVTAINAHPHFDCKREIAVVHNGIIENYQELRSWLEPNHLFVSQTDTEVIPHLIEEYMDEGVSLEQAVLKATKKLKGSYALAAISIKEPGKIVASRKDSPLVVGVSGGRNFIASDVLAFLEETNRVAFMEDGETVVLSKDVTFLDAEGQRIQKEFKEIDWKCDEATKQDYDFFMMKEIMEEPHAIRCATMQDKKQLLEMAIGILRSRQVVITACGTSRHAALVGRYLFSKLGGKFCDVIMASEFQYFSDSIDKNSLVIAISQSGETADVIQGVKRARENGATIYSLVNTVGSTLARMSDRVLYLNCGPEVGVAATKTFMSQLTIFYLLAFTMANRLEEGLGKIVDICPKIEKCFSKNSKKIRGLAQQTKDKGDYYYIARGINFAIAAEGALKMKEISYVHAEGMPAGELKHGTLALIDKGTPVVVICPRDYTFDETIANAHETKARGAFVIGVSEENNLIFDDWLEIPQVEEIFQPLVTVVPLQLLAYYSALAHGKDPDKPRNLAKSVTVK
- a CDS encoding sugar phosphate nucleotidyltransferase → MKAVLLCGGVGKRMFPITEDKLLLKFLGKPLLKHQMEKASEAGLNELIIVANPQNVERIEQIAKDVSGVQFEVVVQENPLGIANALESASRFLSGEVVVVNPNDIFDSSAYTSLVRGGRDGGAVSYLVGYEVKDYFPGGYLVVDGGNMLRKIVEKPQKGEEPSNLVNILVHLHTDIKRLLKCVESVQTSRDDVYECALDCMVREGDKIKIVPYRDYWAAIKYPWHIFTAVRYFLDRSKPSISPSARISSKATIEGKVVIEDNVRVLENAVIRGPAYIGAGSIIGNNALVRDYSHIGANCVVGYCTEVKNSYIGDRCWFHSNYVGDSVIADDCSFGAGTVLANFRFDEKDVKVGVGDGMIDTGLDKFGAIIGAGSKTGINASILPGIKIGPNSFVGPHVCLTKDLGPNKLAIAESRYRVMDKDINLGDEKKRELMKKLETL
- a CDS encoding phosphoglucosamine mutase, which produces MSLFGTSGIRGVVNQDLTVELCQEVAQALGTILPLGSRVCVATDTRLSREILKDAILSGLQSCGIETTDLGILPTPVLALLTREWGFDTGVMVTASHNPPEFNGMKLFNRDSLGYNKIQERQIEDVYLKKRFRRESQGRLYHGQGMSGAYLHFIQGRFISKTFDGKPKIVVDPGNGAASGVVSKIFTEMGLDVVPLNDVPDGLFPGRNPEPKEDTLHNTVQFLREVKADLAVCFDGDADRVVFCDREGFLGFNEPIAFISRLVVQESGKKTIASTVEAGRLLDLAVEDLGVRVVRGEVGDVNVAYLARENDAAIGVEQVGVYIIPEAGYYPDSIFATLILLSRMSEVGEVREFFKRMPKLFFDKSKVSCPNKLKEAVMRKVGEEANCFGADSLNALDGVRLEFGDSWMLIRASGTEPVIRVLAESPSATKNRDLVDRGVKVVRRFMSEVML
- a CDS encoding Fe-S-containing hydro-lyase; this translates as MAKRITLPLSDETLSDLKAGDNVLLTGVMYVARDAAHKRMIEALDRGEPLPFDVRGQTIYYMGPSPARPAQVIGSAGPTTSGRMDVYSPRLMAEGLKGMIGKGMRSPAVKEAMRKYKAVYFAAIGGAGALISKTIKKSEIVAYEELGAEAVLRIEVKDFPAVVINDIHARDLYEEGKARYQMVGG
- a CDS encoding GNAT family N-acetyltransferase, producing MNTKIRQARPEDAKLLAWTMLMAGRSHMKIGIWDLIISQPEDRCLEFLELLTLQRPRHMCYYTEFLVADVDGHPAAALEGFDPVNNGEDTVTAPMVAVIQRMGLTPEDMAPGQQNLAAFMTCHPESTEGAWVVEHVATRPEYRRAGAISKLLEAILDKGRKQGFHKAQVGYYIGNTPAESAYQKAGFKYLDEKRHPAFEALIGCPGMVQFVRDL